The window CTCGAATATGCCCAAATTACACTTAGGGGATAgggaccagatctgtgatttcattagtatagagtAAGTCCTGTCTGAAGAAATTACTTCTTGACATTGCTTGCAGCTCAGTCTAgagcaaagcttttttttttttttttgcaaggggcaattggggttaagtgacttgcccagggtcacacagctagtaagtgttaagtgtctgaggttggatttgaactcaggtactcctgaatccagggctggtaccctatccactgcgccatctagctgcccctagatcaaagcttcttaaactgtgttttGAGACCCCATTCAGGGTGTTGTAACCgaatgtgggggttgagaaaaatttagcagtaaatgtttgatttgtatactatTATTTTATGTACTGGGTAACcagggttgagtaaaaatttctctagctcaaaggggtcatgagtggaaaaatttttaagaagccctggggagagcagaggtgtcaaaaacTGAGGGATACAACACCCCTTGTAATcctgaatcaaattaaaatgtaattgggagatagttaacaaaataaataggacaTTGATAAACATATGTGGTTTTTCTAAGCCTTGCACCCAGGGATCattatgtatgatttagtggctcccctttctatttgagcttgattCCACTGaccctagagcactgagagattaagtgtcaCTCATTATATGTCACAGGTTGTACTTCTGGTCcttccagctctctttccactacaccaaatTGTCTCTTGTAAACAGAAACAAGTATGGTCTGTCAACTCTTTACAAAATCGTTGTTATGGAAAGAGCAGAGGGCTAAGACTCTGGAGATCTTGGGTTTAAATTCTAGTTCTGCCAATAAATCATGTAACCCTTCAGTTTCTCTGTCTTTAACTTGCATATTAATACTTGTACTCCCTACCTCTTTCAGGGTTATTGTGGGGGTGGCACacttgtaaaccttaaggtactaCATAATTGTGATTTGTTATGGTTTGATCTAGGGAACTACATCAACGTGGGATTTTCAAATTGAATGAACATCAGAAAATGTCTATTCCAAATTCCctacttgacagatgaggaaattgaggcacatgaCATGCGACTTTCCAAGAGTTTGTGGCAAAGCAAGAACTAGAACACAGGTGTCCTGTATATTAAGTACTGAATACTAGATACAGAGTATTCTCCATTATACTGGAACCTTCCACCATATAACACTGGCTTACTTTGGGGATCACTACAAAGTAAAAGTTGATGCATTGAGATGGGTATTTTCagtttagtaagcatttattaagggttgtAGAGTCCACTGCTCAAGGCCCTAAGGCAATAAGGAATAAACATGACAGGCCTTGCTGTCTAGGAGTTTACAGTTAGTAACTTGGTAAGGTAACTCCTTACAACATTACAAGTTAGTGTAATGAATGTGAAAGAGAGGTCAAACATGGGTGAGagattggggaggagagggatcACTTCTAGCTGAGAGAGTTAGGATGTATTTCCttaaggaggtgacatttgatcTGGAACTTGAAGAAGGAGGATTTACTAGATGAGATGTAGAGGGCTTCTATTGCATGAAGTTTGGAAAGTATTTAGCTTATAATACAGTGTGTGGAAAGGCAAATTCTATGACATGAGTCTGGAGAGGTAAATGAGAGTCAGTCacattgtgaaggactttaaatgccacaaTAAAAGCTTTCAATTTTGTCTTGTAGGCAGGCCATGGAGAGCTGCTAAAGGTCtttgagcaggggcagctaggtggcgcactggccctggattcaggaggacctgagttcaaatatggccttagacatttgacgcttactagctgtgtgaccctgggcaagtcacttaacccacattgccctgccccaccccccccaagtcTTTGAGCAAGGGAAGTGACAGGTTTAGATTTGCTCACTAGGATTAATACTTTTATTCTATGAAGGACaaattggagaggggaaagattggaagcagggagaccaccAGATAGTGTATTTAGCATAGTCAAAGTGAGAAGGTAAAGAGGGATCTGAATCACAATGGTGGAAGTAGAAACTTCTGGGGGAGATATTGCCAAAGGAGAATTGAAATGATTTAGCATgccaggaggaggagggaagatttAAATATGATTCTATGGTTTTCTCCTTGGATGCATAAGAAAATAGTAATACTCCCATTTGAGAGGGGGTAGGTAAAATGGGCAAGCTTAGATGGGAAAGGGATGGGTTTAGTTTAAGGCATGCCTTTGAGACCTTCAGGTGAAGGTATCTACCAGGGTATTGGAAATGTGGGAATGCAACTCAGGAGTTAAAAATGCATATTGGGAGTTATGTGTGTAAGAAAACATAATTAAAATCATGGGCGTCTACTAGACAgtctagagaaagaagagaatatgggGCTAAGCAGAGAGcctgggggaaagagggagaggaaaggaaaaggaataaatggaataatccatgaaggaggagaaaaagtaaGAATCATAaccaaaggaagggagaggggtgtGGTCATCTATGTCAAGGACAAGAATCACTAACAGAATCACTGctagaaaaacaaagaagcaatactactttgctaaaatttgaGTGGACTTTTAACTTAGAAGTCATAGAAGGAAGTGGAGTAGGATAGAAGCCAGACAGAAAATTTTTTCATGTGGAATGGCTATTCTAGTAATCTAAAAATTtggagaaaagttaaaaaaaattttcaatatcTATAATAAGTGTACAGATTTAATCATTAGAATTGAATTTATACAGTGAAGATTAGCTTAAGCCAAAAGTTTCAGATCCAAGGGTGGTATTTCCCCTAGCCAATATGAACCAGGAGAGGAAAACTGAACAAATTTTGATATTATGTATATTACTGTATGACATTTTATTTCAAACATAAATTTTACAAAGTAACTTATTTCACAACTTGGCTGTAGTTTAGCTAAAGAATCTCTGAAACTTCTTCAACCAAAAAAGTTAGTTGTCATTTTCCAAAAATGGCATTTTAAGTATTGCTTATCTAACAAATTGTTAGTGCCTAAAACTTGTAGTATTAAATAGGGTTACCTAGTAACATCTGAATGCATCATAGACTCCAACTTGACCAAAATAGGTAAAACTACTCagattttttcctcttcacttGAGTGGAACCTTTGAGAAAAGGTGATTTCTGTATGGAATACAGGTATTATTGATGTTCAGTATTGATCAGTCACTCTACTCTGCAAGCAATTAATTGCTTACTGTGTTGTAGGTATAGGGAgggtgtgaaaaaataatgggatttggcagatacttgAAGggccacctggagattaatctaaactgattgaattaagtgagagtcaTTGACCTTGCTGATTAGCccacttcaagttaattagattgtaaccacacctggctagccttcttaagaaggtattgtttgggggcagctaagtggcacagtggatagaacactggccctggattcaggaggacctgagttcaaatccggcctcagacacttgacacttactagctgtgtggccctgggcaagtcacttaacccgaattgccccatccaaaaaaaaaaaagatattgttctcagaagctaaggactgtgaactcaactggagaccaccttcaagtccactGAACCAATGGTTTTGGATGACGTAACCAATCAACTCTCTGCTCCAGACATATAAGAGACTTCCACACTCAAGTCTGAGGGCAGTTTGTGGTTGaaacaggctcatggtggaggacttgaggaagaacctcaccaggctggaactctaggctagataggccttttcttaactttctgaactccacatgtatacctggtatgttttaataaatgtttaatgcccaaagactggtgctaacgcttctaatttaaggcgaccacacatttagattttaaacatcacaagggcTAGGGTAGGTTTGGAGTTTAGATTTCCTCCACTCTGCTGCACCTCAGGAATGGCTGGGAAGAGGCATAGTGATAGTAGGAGTGggctccatctctctcttctctaccaAACACTGAACCTCTGGGTTTGGGTCTGGGTCTCATCCATAAAGTATAGCAAAACAAAGCATTTGAATTTCTAGACAGCATTTTATAGGACATTGTTAAAGGTAAAAGTAAACATTATGGTCCATTCTTCTATTAAGAGAAGTATACTTTTCTTGATTGGAATGCTGAACAGCTCAAAACGCCTGATTTTTCCTTCCTAAAGTAGTAGGTGTAAACACTTTAACTTGTTGcatcatttaaaatttcttaGAATCTAGATTTAATAACATTCCTTGTGAAATTTTATGAGCTATAGTCAGAAAGGTAGTACTGTTTGAATAAAAAGGATTATGAACTCATTAACATTTCAGTTATAAATGTATGACCATAAATGATGTCTTGCTAATGTGTTAGGAAGACCAAATGAAAAAAGCCATCCTCACAGGATAGAATGTATAGATTTCTAAAGTACTGTTGAATTTTctatctactttaaaaaaaatgatttactCTAAACtaatgtttctgtttgttttcctcTTAATAGGTATTAGAAATTCTTTATCAACCTTGCTGGGACTAACTTCCTCCTGCTCAACTGGATCATTCAAATTACATGAAGACATAAATAGAACTAATTTTTATGCTGATTTGATACAAAGCAAGTTTGAAACAGTCTTAAGTATCTCTATACATTGTTTATGGAGATAACTTGACTTCACCTACTTCAGTGATTCCTCTACCTTTTAACAATAAGCATAAAGTTGGCTGTGGACATTTGTAACATTTGCCATAATATTTGATACCTAGTTTAGGTTATACATCATAAAAGTGTCCTTATTACAAACCCAGAAATTCCCTGAGGGAATTTTGATATTATTCTTCTTAAATATAACTTAAAAGTGGCAGAAACATGCCAACTCAACCTCTCTTAGCCTATATTGATGGGCCAGATGTTATAGCCAGTACAGTTGATTCCCGTATGGAAATTAATGATGCATCAATATCAATCAAAGGGACCAACACAATTTCTTACAAAAACCTGCAGGATAAATTTTTGATACAAGCAGAAGGATGTATGCCTTTGGACTGTATGTTTTGTGAACAGACTTTTAAACATCCAGAAGATCTTAGTAAACATGTCTTAATGCAACATCGACCTACACTTTGTGAACCAGCAGTTCTCCGTGTTGAAGCTGAGTATCTTAGTCCTCTTGACAAAAGTCAAGTGAGAACAGAGTCTCTGAAGGATAAtggtaaagaaaatgaagagttcaGCTGTGAAGTCTGTGGGCAAACATTTGGTGGAGCTTTTGATGTTGAGACCCACATGAAAAAACATAAGGACTCTTTCACTTACTGGTGTAGTGTATGTGGAAGAAGATTCAAAGAACCTTGGTTCCTTAAAAATCACATGAGAACACACACTGGCAAACCTGGGTCCAGAAACAAACTACAGCAAGGCTTAGATAGTCCAATAACAATAAATGAAGTTGTACAGGATCAAGTAGCTGAAATTGTCACATCGCCTTACAAAATCTGCATGGTTTGTGGCTTCCTATTTCCAAATAAAGAAAGCCTAATTGAGCACAGTAAAGTACACACCAAAGAGTCTGTTTCTACTAGTGAAATACAAACTATTGACTCGCGTGAAGGAGGAatgtcatctcagagggaagaatttcttcaatttctaaaTTTGAGACCAAACCCAATAcctgaaaaaattaagaaacctGCAAAATGGATTGCTGAGTTAGATCCATTTAATACATACCAAGCATGGCAGTTGGCTACCAAAGGCAAAGTTGCTGTTGGCCGTGGAGAAGTGAAAGAACCAGGACAAGAAGGAAGTACAGACAATGATGATTCATGTTCCGATAAAGAAGAACTTGGAGAGATTTGGAATGCCAATAAAAGCCAGAagtccaaaacaaataaaaacagttgTGCAGGAATTGGCCTTTcacaagacaaagaaaagagtAAACACACTAGTGGTGAAGTGCCTTCAATGGATGTGGATCCCAAATTAACACATAATAAAGAGAAACCAACACATTGCTCAGAGTGTGGCAAGGTTTTTAGAACATACCATCAGCTAGTCCTTCATTCAAGAgttcataaaagagaaaggagaactgATGCTGAATCTCCAACTTCTgttgagggaagacaacacagaacATATTCTCCAGATTTAGCCACAGCTCTAGATGAAAATGGAACAATGGATCGAGTGGAAGGTGGTTCTGAAGATGGATCAGAAGATGGACTTTCTGAAGTACTTCATTTAGGTAAGTATATTTCCCTACTCCAAATTATTTCTTAAtactacttttccattttttaggaTTAACAAAGTACCATAGCATAATGAAAAGTACACTGGAGACCTGTCTCTTATCAGCTGGTCATCACTTGACTTTCCCAGTCCtaatttcatttgttaaatgaaatgaacaatttAGAATGAATATCTttaattccttccagctctgaaattctgtttcttttgtattGTTGGTGTATATAAAGGATTAAAAGCATGGGTATGATACATGGCAAGTGGGGATGTAACTGTTAACTTGTATTTTCCAGAATTCATGattttggctttttaaaagaaattgtctttttatttagttCTTTAGTTAACAGATTATACATACTCCCAATTCCAGCCAGCTGTCCTACAAATATGTGACAGTTATCACAGTGAGAGTTGACAAGTGTCAGCACAAGTATAACACCattattggaaagacaacttaAGCACTAGCACAATCCTTTGTATATGAATGAAAATATagtaaaaatcaaatttttaaaaatcagattatcTCAGAGTTCAAAAGGGTATTTCTTaaaacttcatatatatatagtcaacAAAACTAAATAGTACAGAATTACTTTTCCAgctttagtaaatatttgatatTTGAATAGCCATGAAATAAGGACAGAAGCCTCACTTAAGTTAAAACAGCCCTGACAACACAGAAATAATtgtgatcataggatttagaattgtaaagggctttaaagattatttagtccaactcattttccagatcagAAAACTTGCTGTAGTGACTTGCACAAGTTCCTATAGATATAAAATAGTAAAGCCTGGGATTTTGAATTTAAGTAATCTGACTTCAGAAACAGTGACTTTTCTGCTGTACTACAATGTCATTAATATTCTGAGTTCTGAGTATTATTTAGAAATAATCTATGAATGTATAAAGAGAATGTGAGTTTGCAAGAAAGAATATTGCAATTCCACACTTTTTATATTGATAGGAAAATATTTGTGTTCTCTTTCATTGTGAGCCTAAGTTGTAGTCTAATTAGTGTCACAAAGAAATATATTAACCAGAAACAAAATTaagataatggaaaaaaaaaacattcctctTTTCTAAATCAGTGCTCAACTCTGTAATTTGAAGTTAATGTGTGGCTTATGAAGATGACTACAAATTATTTTAGATACTGTTTTGGGTCTAATATGGTAGACATCTGGAAAATAGTACTTAAATTGTTAAGAATaagtcttcaggggcagctaggtggcacagtggataaagcactggccctggattcaggaggacctgagttcagatccagcctcagacacttaacacttactagctgtgtgaccctgggcaagtcacttaaccccaactgcctcaccaaaaaaaaaaaaaagccatcaaaACACAAAACACATTACTGTATCTTAGTgacaaatttcaaaaataaaagcattCCTTAGGACTGTGCACCATTTTTCTTGCATATTACGTGATTTTTAGTAATAAGGTAGAAGACTGTCATAATTTAGAAATAAGTCAGTGGCAAGCTAGCTTATGGGTGAgtatggaagaaaaatttgtCTCTAATATTTGCCTTCTAGCAAATTGGTTCTTTCATATTAAGGGGTTTATTCTTAAGTGATATGGTCAGAAATATAATTCTTCATTCTTCAAGAAAAGTCTTGAGATACTAAGTTGATGCTCTCAATTATGAGTCTTAACTATAATACCAACCTGTGATTCATATGGTCTTTTTTAAAACCCAAAGTATAGtataatctttgttgttgtttttgttttttgtggagcaatgggggttaagtgacttgcccagggtcacacagctagtaagtgtcaagtgtctgaggccggatttgaactcaggtactcttgaatccagagccggtgctttatccactgcccaaccTAGCCGTCCCCTAGTATAATCTTAATATGATACCTCATAGGGTCATTAATTTTGAGTGGAAGGGACCTAGAGAGGTTAGAGATGATTGGTTCTGGCTCACATAGGTAGCAAGGAAATCAACCTAGTAGGAAGGAAATCAAACTGAAATgttttgactaaaaaaaaaaaaaagttttgagtggTGTTATAGCCTAATTCCTTCACTGTTACTTAATATTActttaaacaataaaatattttggatatTAAATATTAAGAATCTTTTAAGTCAGATGTGTAGAAGAGATAGCACatcaaagaaatacattttcttcAGGCAAAATGGTCAGTGTAACTTGAAGTTGAATTTTGTTAAAATTGGTTTAATCTTAAGGGATTAGCCCCAACGTTGGTAGTATAATGTTGTATCAGTTGTGatttagggagaaagagaattgagAGAATTGCTTAGAACCCAGGAATTGTCagtggaaggaggaaaaaaactttTGTGTTGAACTGGAGTTGATTCAGCCCTGACAGCCTTGTTTTTGTAATTGATATTTATTTGTATAGAATACCCCCCAATTTATATGGTAAATAGTACTGTTTTTAAGAAGCACTGtcctgaaggagaaaaagaggttTTCTGCTAACTACTATTTCAGTCATACTGTTTAATATACTGAAAAGATGTCAATAAACTACTTGATTCAATTTGGAGCCCAGTATTTGGTTTAGTGAGGGATATTTTTGTGCAGATCAGTGCTTATTAGGTGatcagtgttttaaaatttttatttaaattttgccaTATTCTGCTTAAcattcagtttttctttcttgctcgAGATTAAGTTGCAGTTACTACCCTCTAGTGGTAACTTATTGGTTGGTCTTAAATAAGAAATGGATTTCTTCTGTGGCTGGGAGAGGAAACATTGGTAATTTATTGGCATGCTTTTCTAAATTAGTCATTCTGAGGAAGCTATTCTCTTTTCCAGCTACAAAGTCTTTTCTACGATTTGTTTGTCAGATCTTATTTCTATTTCAGTTACTGATATTTAGAGAAAGGAAGattacctatatattttaaaattcattagcTATCTCATGCTTAAAAGCATATGGAACCATGTCTTTTCTGTTGTTACTGTTACCGTGCTTACCCAAAaagtgcacatgcacacatacttaCACACCCACTATGTTTTCTtgtaataaaatatcaaaataatgtTTAGAGTGTTTTGAGTTTAATATTGCATTGCCACTAATGGAAgaattgtttttaatgaaaattacTAGTAATGGCTAGAACAGTTAGTTTGTAATtgatatcaacatattttagCCATGTGCCTCAGCTATTTCCttactaatataaatatttttgtttaagataaaaatgaagacggcttggaaagaggaaaaattaaacATCTTGCTTCATCCAGAGAGTGTAGCTATTGCGGAAAGTATTTCCGTTCAAATTATTACCTCAATATTCATCTCAGAACTCATACAGGTAACTTCTAGAATTTTCTTTCATAGATATCCAACCAGTCCTTTTGGCAAAAATAGCCTGTTTTGATCTAGTTCTCTTAACCATTTTGACTATaaattccatttgacttttctaaACTCTTAAGAATAAATATTAACTTAATTTTACATTGCATTTGGTGGGTCAGTAGTCCATCCTTTCTAGTATGATTACACAAACTAATTGCATTTCATTATGTATCTTGAAATTTTTGCAACATTGACTTTATATCCCAACTCTTATCCTCATTAGTGCTCTTCTGATAGCTTTAGCCTCaaactttttaatgtttctttttgtgcctcttagaTTAATATGAAATGAAAGTCTTCCATCTTATTTCCATATTGCCACTTTGTCCTAGATTAATCTAGTATTCACTTTCAGTTGCTTAactcaaatttttcattttttatatactAGATAATTCAGATTAGAGGGAAAAGGCAagtataaaccttttttttttttttaaatggggcaatgagagggttaagtgacttgcccagggtcacacaatgtaaatgtcaagtgtctgaggtcagatttgaactcgagtccttctgaatccagggccagtgctttatccactgctctagctgcccctagtataaACATTTCTTTGGCTGTTCTCTTCCTGACGTTTCTTTTTGAAGATTTAATGCAAGCTCTCAACTATTCAATATAGTTGACCTAAAACTAGGTCAACTAAAAACAAGACAACATAGAAAAACTTGGTCTCCTGGGGCATATCTGGTCAGGCTTAACAAAATCCTTTATTAAATAGAGAAAAATGATAACTTGATTGTCTCTTTGAATCAACAACTCCAGtttatattgatattttaaaatattgtttcagGTGAAAAACCATACAAATGTGAATTTTGTGAATATGCTGCAGCTCAGAAAACCTCTCTGAGGTATCATCTGGAGAGACATCACAAGGACAAGCAAATTGATATTACCACTGAAGTGAAGACTGATGGCAAAAACTCACTACTGAGTCGAGAAACTGAAGATATGCTGTTAACAACTGATGGTGCTCAAACCAAAAATTTGAAAAGGCTTTTTGATGGTGCCAAAGATACTAAAGGCTGTACacctgcaaaacaaaataaagaaatgccTTCTGCCTTTCAAAATGTTTTGGGAAGTGTACATTCAACCATAAACAAGGATACTCAGGATTCCAGTAAAAACTCAGTTGATGACAGTTCTGATAAAATGAACAAAAGTGTAGTCACTCCATACTTggacaaattaaaaaagaaatcactaaTTGAACCTCAGGCAAATAACCCTGTTTATAAAACAGAGAAGGACATTCTTTCTGGCAGAGGAGATACTATCCATGAAAGCGAAGTAAATAGCACAGGTGAAATGAAAGAGAGTACTCCTAACTGCAAACATAAACCAAACATGGACTTTGAGGAAAAGCCTTTGAATTTGTCCATTGGGTCTACCCAAGAATGTGCCACTGTTTCTGTCAGCAGAGGTTTATTAGCAACAAGCACCTGTCCATTTTGTACTTACAGAACATTTTACCCAGAAGTTCTAGTGATGCATCAGAGATTAATGCACAAATACAATCCTGACGTTCATAAAAATGGTAGAAATAAGTCTTCAGTCAAAAGTAGGCGTACTGGATGCCCACCAGCTTTACTTGGAAAAGATGTGCCTCCCTTATCTACTAATTCTCATAAATCTAAGATTTCTCTAGTAACTCAGTCAAAGTCactgcatccagagaaagggaagcagtgCCCACCCTTGACAAGCAAAATTCCACTTTCTTCAGGAATAGACTCTAGCACTTTAGCCCCTAGTAACCTGAAGTCTCACAGACCACAGCAGAATATTGGCGCTCAAGCAGGTGTGATTAGACAGCAGTCAGAAATGCTTTCGAAAACCGGTGCTTCTCCAGTCCCTGACAGAATAAAAAGACCAGAGGCAAAATTAAAATCTTTGAGCATGTCTCCTCAGCCTGGCATAGTAGGCAGTAATGTCAATGGTTCCTTTGACTATCCTCTTAAAAGTGACTCTCCGTGGTCTAGTAATCAAGGACGAGAATATTTCTGCAATCGAAATGTAGGCAATGTCAATGTGGAATTTGGTGAACCATCTTCAAAAAGAGTGAAATCTAATGTCGTTGCTCTTGAACTTGACTCTGCAACAGTAGCCAATTACAGAAGAGAATATGATATCAACAGATACCGTGTTGCAAACAGAATTGCAAATCTATTACCTCAGGATTGTCCGTGTCCACCTGCATCAGTGTTGCCAACCAAGCAAGggctcctgaattcaaatgaagTTGATTCTCCAAATGTACTGACTGTCCTAAAATCCTATGAGCCATATGGTCCTGGACCACTCTATAGTTCTTGTGGATCTAGTGGTAGTCAAGCATCAAGCTCTGCAATAGAAGGTATTGTCTGTAGAATGGTGAATTCTCTCAtctccccatctcctttcctATTACTATAGAAGGCAACACCATCTATCTCCCAGTGCCCCAGGATCTAAGTGTCCattgtggtagtggtggtgaggttatgaaaggttttgagtgtcaaacaaaagattttatatttaatcttgaaaattattgagaaccagtggagtttattgagtaggggaggagGTGGTGGCATAGCATTGCACTTAAGGAGGAGGGTCACATTGACTACTGACTGGAGGAAggactagaatggggagagatttgcaGCAGGTAGAGCAACAAATAGCTTATTGCAGTAGTTCAGGGAGTACGAGGAGAGGAGGGAGTATATGTGATGAA is drawn from Dromiciops gliroides isolate mDroGli1 chromosome 2, mDroGli1.pri, whole genome shotgun sequence and contains these coding sequences:
- the ZNF217 gene encoding zinc finger protein 217 isoform X1, with amino-acid sequence MPTQPLLAYIDGPDVIASTVDSRMEINDASISIKGTNTISYKNLQDKFLIQAEGCMPLDCMFCEQTFKHPEDLSKHVLMQHRPTLCEPAVLRVEAEYLSPLDKSQVRTESLKDNGKENEEFSCEVCGQTFGGAFDVETHMKKHKDSFTYWCSVCGRRFKEPWFLKNHMRTHTGKPGSRNKLQQGLDSPITINEVVQDQVAEIVTSPYKICMVCGFLFPNKESLIEHSKVHTKESVSTSEIQTIDSREGGMSSQREEFLQFLNLRPNPIPEKIKKPAKWIAELDPFNTYQAWQLATKGKVAVGRGEVKEPGQEGSTDNDDSCSDKEELGEIWNANKSQKSKTNKNSCAGIGLSQDKEKSKHTSGEVPSMDVDPKLTHNKEKPTHCSECGKVFRTYHQLVLHSRVHKRERRTDAESPTSVEGRQHRTYSPDLATALDENGTMDRVEGGSEDGSEDGLSEVLHLDKNEDGLERGKIKHLASSRECSYCGKYFRSNYYLNIHLRTHTGEKPYKCEFCEYAAAQKTSLRYHLERHHKDKQIDITTEVKTDGKNSLLSRETEDMLLTTDGAQTKNLKRLFDGAKDTKGCTPAKQNKEMPSAFQNVLGSVHSTINKDTQDSSKNSVDDSSDKMNKSVVTPYLDKLKKKSLIEPQANNPVYKTEKDILSGRGDTIHESEVNSTGEMKESTPNCKHKPNMDFEEKPLNLSIGSTQECATVSVSRGLLATSTCPFCTYRTFYPEVLVMHQRLMHKYNPDVHKNGRNKSSVKSRRTGCPPALLGKDVPPLSTNSHKSKISLVTQSKSLHPEKGKQCPPLTSKIPLSSGIDSSTLAPSNLKSHRPQQNIGAQAGVIRQQSEMLSKTGASPVPDRIKRPEAKLKSLSMSPQPGIVGSNVNGSFDYPLKSDSPWSSNQGREYFCNRNVGNVNVEFGEPSSKRVKSNVVALELDSATVANYRREYDINRYRVANRIANLLPQDCPCPPASVLPTKQGLLNSNEVDSPNVLTVLKSYEPYGPGPLYSSCGSSGSQASSSAIEGKRPMSYQQLSNSMLQKRNYENLITNTHYRPNDKKT
- the ZNF217 gene encoding zinc finger protein 217 isoform X2; translation: MPTQPLLAYIDGPDVIASTVDSRMEINDASISIKGTNTISYKNLQDKFLIQAEGCMPLDCMFCEQTFKHPEDLSKHVLMQHRPTLCEPAVLRVEAEYLSPLDKSQVRTESLKDNGKENEEFSCEVCGQTFGGAFDVETHMKKHKDSFTYWCSVCGRRFKEPWFLKNHMRTHTGKPGSRNKLQQGLDSPITINEVVQDQVAEIVTSPYKICMVCGFLFPNKESLIEHSKVHTKESVSTSEIQTIDSREGGMSSQREEFLQFLNLRPNPIPEKIKKPAKWIAELDPFNTYQAWQLATKGKVAVGRGEVKEPGQEGSTDNDDSCSDKEELGEIWNANKSQKSKTNKNSCAGIGLSQDKEKSKHTSGEVPSMDVDPKLTHNKEKPTHCSECGKVFRTYHQLVLHSRVHKRERRTDAESPTSVEGRQHRTYSPDLATALDENGTMDRVEGGSEDGSEDGLSEVLHLGEKPYKCEFCEYAAAQKTSLRYHLERHHKDKQIDITTEVKTDGKNSLLSRETEDMLLTTDGAQTKNLKRLFDGAKDTKGCTPAKQNKEMPSAFQNVLGSVHSTINKDTQDSSKNSVDDSSDKMNKSVVTPYLDKLKKKSLIEPQANNPVYKTEKDILSGRGDTIHESEVNSTGEMKESTPNCKHKPNMDFEEKPLNLSIGSTQECATVSVSRGLLATSTCPFCTYRTFYPEVLVMHQRLMHKYNPDVHKNGRNKSSVKSRRTGCPPALLGKDVPPLSTNSHKSKISLVTQSKSLHPEKGKQCPPLTSKIPLSSGIDSSTLAPSNLKSHRPQQNIGAQAGVIRQQSEMLSKTGASPVPDRIKRPEAKLKSLSMSPQPGIVGSNVNGSFDYPLKSDSPWSSNQGREYFCNRNVGNVNVEFGEPSSKRVKSNVVALELDSATVANYRREYDINRYRVANRIANLLPQDCPCPPASVLPTKQGLLNSNEVDSPNVLTVLKSYEPYGPGPLYSSCGSSGSQASSSAIEGKRPMSYQQLSNSMLQKRNYENLITNTHYRPNDKKT